One region of Trinickia violacea genomic DNA includes:
- the cbiB gene encoding adenosylcobinamide-phosphate synthase CbiB — protein MLSLSLTATLATAAVALDQWLGEPRTAHPLVGFGRVAQRLEARLNTGRRGRPLGILAWCAAVVPPVAVAAWLVAVLPFALACLVHIALLWFALGARSLRDHIEPIARALIARDLPEARKLTARIVSRETEHADAAALSRAAVESALENGNDAIFGALFWFAIAGGPGALAFRLANTLDAMWGYRTPRYLRFGWAAARFDDVLNWVPARLTAMSYALLGDTFAAWRCWRNQARLWDSPNAGPVMAAGAGSLNVLIGGPAVYHGTIEERPTLGEGRPASPAHVGAALMLVQRAVFLWLAVLIVMALLGVSIQN, from the coding sequence ATCCTCTCGCTGTCGCTCACCGCCACCCTCGCCACCGCCGCCGTCGCGCTCGACCAGTGGCTCGGCGAGCCGCGCACGGCGCACCCTCTCGTCGGCTTCGGACGCGTCGCGCAGCGGCTCGAAGCACGCCTCAATACGGGCCGGCGCGGCCGCCCGCTCGGCATCCTGGCGTGGTGCGCGGCAGTCGTGCCGCCGGTCGCCGTCGCCGCCTGGCTCGTCGCGGTGCTGCCGTTCGCGCTCGCCTGCCTCGTGCATATCGCGCTCCTGTGGTTCGCGCTCGGCGCGCGCAGCCTGCGCGATCACATCGAGCCGATCGCGCGCGCCCTCATCGCGCGAGATCTGCCAGAGGCGCGCAAGCTGACCGCGCGCATCGTCTCGCGCGAGACCGAGCATGCGGATGCCGCGGCGCTCTCGCGAGCCGCCGTCGAATCGGCGCTCGAGAACGGCAACGACGCGATCTTCGGCGCGCTCTTCTGGTTTGCGATCGCGGGTGGGCCGGGCGCGCTCGCGTTCCGCCTCGCGAATACGCTCGATGCGATGTGGGGCTACCGCACGCCGCGCTATTTGCGCTTCGGCTGGGCGGCCGCCCGCTTCGACGACGTCCTCAACTGGGTTCCCGCCCGCCTCACCGCGATGAGCTACGCGCTGCTCGGCGATACGTTCGCCGCGTGGCGCTGCTGGCGCAATCAAGCGCGCTTGTGGGACAGCCCGAACGCGGGACCGGTGATGGCCGCGGGCGCCGGCAGCCTGAACGTGCTGATCGGCGGGCCGGCGGTCTATCACGGCACGATCGAAGAACGTCCGACGCTGGGCGAAGGACGGCCCGCGTCGCCCGCTCATGTCGGCGCGGCGCTGATGCTCGTGCAGCGCGCGGTGTTTCTGTGGCTCGCGGTGCTGATCGTGATGGCCCTGTTAGGCGTGTCCATTCAAAACTGA
- the cobU gene encoding bifunctional adenosylcobinamide kinase/adenosylcobinamide-phosphate guanylyltransferase, translating into MISRDLTFLLGGARSGKSAYAERLAASSARPVTYIATALVAAGDNEFAQRVEHHRARRPEHWDLIEASADLAGALRRADGDDRCILIDCLTLWLAGLLCPPDAAALSHDAYAAHLNAFEAALADARGKVIVVSNEIGLGVVPLGAETRYYVDELGRLNQRIAALSAQVTLMVAGLPMIVKPASGPTC; encoded by the coding sequence ATGATTTCGCGCGACCTCACCTTCCTCCTCGGCGGCGCACGCTCCGGCAAGAGCGCCTACGCCGAACGGCTCGCAGCCTCGAGCGCGCGGCCCGTCACCTATATCGCCACGGCCCTCGTCGCGGCCGGCGACAATGAATTCGCACAGCGTGTCGAGCACCACCGCGCGCGGCGTCCCGAGCATTGGGATCTGATCGAAGCCAGCGCCGATCTCGCAGGCGCGCTACGCCGCGCCGACGGCGACGATCGTTGCATCCTCATCGATTGCCTGACGCTGTGGCTCGCGGGTCTGCTTTGTCCGCCGGACGCCGCGGCGCTTTCCCACGATGCCTATGCCGCGCATCTGAACGCGTTCGAAGCCGCTCTCGCCGATGCGCGCGGCAAGGTGATCGTCGTCAGCAACGAGATCGGGCTCGGGGTCGTGCCGCTCGGCGCCGAGACTCGCTACTACGTCGACGAACTCGGACGCCTCAATCAGCGCATCGCGGCGCTCTCGGCGCAGGTCACGCTGATGGTCGCGGGGCTGCCGATGATCGTCAAACCCGCGAGCGGACCCACGTGCTGA